attaagaaagtgattttggaggaagcgcaccgatccttgtatacggtacatccgggtagcactaaaatgtacagggatctttgggaatctttttggtggagcaaaatgaaaagagagatttctgaattttgtaacacagtgtttgacatgctagtaggtgaaagttgagcatcagagaTCGGCGGGTCATTGCAGCTGTTGtatattcttgagtggaagtgggagcatatagcgatgaattTTGTCATTGAGTTACCGTTGACACTACATGGACAAGATTCCATTTGGGTAATAGTAGATCAACttatgaagactgcccattttctgtCTATCAGAGTGAACTACTCCTTAAACAGATTGGCAGAgttatacatttaggagatagtgagaatgcatggcatgccaatgtccatagtttcagaccgagactcATGGTCTACATCTTGTTTCTAGAGGAACTTGCAGGAGGCCATAAGTTCTCAATTGTCATTCAGCATAGTATTTCATCCTTAATCAATTGGGCAGACAGAGAgaatgatacagatattggaagatatgctacgtgcatgtgtgctggactttggaggcagCTGGTTACGGTTTATACCACTAGTCGAGTTTacgtataataacaactatcaggccagcattgggatggcaccatttgaggcattatatggtaggagatgccgatccccattatactgggatgagattggggagagacagatattggggccaaaGCTGATATAGTAGACATAGGATAAAGTCAGGCTTATCAAGAACAGGATCAGAACAGCGcagagtcaacagaagagttatgcaaatactcgctgatgagagttagagtttgatgttggagatcacgTATTTCTACGGGTGGCACCGTtaaaaggaattatgagatttgggaggaagggtaaaccgagccctaggtatattggaccattccaaattcttgaaagagtgggtctagttgcctataggttggcattaCTGCCAATTTTGTTGagaattcacgatgtatttcatgtttctatgttgagaaaatacgtcccagatcctttccatgtgatcagatatgaggcactggagctcagtgatgctttgttttatgaagaagtgccagtgcagattttggattggaaacAACAGGAACTGCATATGAAAAGCATACCtttagtaaaagttctgtggcgcaaccacaTAGTAAAGGAAGTTTCTTAGGAATCAGAGGAGCAGATGCGCTAGAGATACCCACATCTGTTTGGTGGGAACTAGGGTTAAGGTATgtgttttgatttgtatagtataggtagtattttggttttaatggttttggggagaattttctttttatggttgtaatctcccagaacccctatgtaaccacggtattcctccgccataagtgagggtaataaaTATAATGGTGGTGTTATTATTTAAGGATGAAATGTGAGAAATGGAAAATTTCggggatgaaattttataaggagaggagaatttagagacccaaaaaataaaataataaaagaaattaggAAAAAGAGATTTTTGGCTAAGGAAGGAGAAAACCGACGACGATTTTCTAAAGGAGGAAGAAAATCAGCGACAGTTTCGAGGTTTTATCACGGGTCAAATAAAAGGTAAACAATAATTTCTGGGCTAGTTAAATAGAAAATTGGCAACAATTTTCTGAGGGTTAGAGAAAATCGGCGACAATTTTCTCTACAGTGAATCCTATAAGGGATCTCGCGAGCCATCTTTGTAATACCCtaaccctctaggtgggcccggagtgctactattCATACATAACCTGCATATAtctaataacatacataaactaTCCGCCTTAaatagggacatacaggtgtatcATACTGATCTATATTctcatgcacagcggaaaacataaacattcatatatcTTCTAATAGATTTACAAGAGTTTGTAACTATATCTTATATACTTCCATACATACTATAAACATAATTTGTCCTTACATTCCCAAAAGACATTCTAAAACATATACAAAACTTACGTAAACTAATGACAAACTacgctccaagtccctctagaagACTAGGACCAGTTTCCTACGAaacttgaaacaaaggttgtatgttagggtgagacacttgtCAGTAAGGTGGAtaatattacattagtgtgtgacaacatgagtttatttcagTAGAAGCAATTAAGCATTTAAAACATTCTAAATCTGtgatataggagatatatatataattcctacATTAGATAATtcaacatcattacaagtgagagttcccgaggttagggtagggtacaggtcCATACACTGTACAGTCCCTCCACTcggtactcaaccctgtgactttgGCCATTTTAGTTcttaaatcatgtatatgtatatagaactcaACCCAACTTTGAAACATGAAACTACGCCATTTACTTCCtccatggcacgagttgtgcgtCATAAAGCTCTGATCTAGACCTGGTTATTATAGGCTCATTAGGCATCGTATTCTCCACTTCgatttggccatcaccaccctggtCCGTGATCAATCAATGGCCCTTTGTACCAAACCAACTGCTAAATACCCACACTCCAATCTAgcatgtggttgcactgtatctcttTGTTCTAGCAACGGTACTGCGCTTACTGATaatgagctttttaaggctctttgataataataataataatctttttAAGGCTTTCTGATAAtaataagctttttaaggctctctgaTAATGATAAGCTTTTTAAGACTTTCCTAGTAACAAGTTGTCCAGGGCGGTTtcaacatcatatatacaatttataagaAAAGCATATTAACGTGTTTTCATTTCATAAATCATCTATGCAATTCCAGTAtctttcacaatctcattcattcattctttcatactttcattctttcattctttctttctttcacaCATTCATTCTTTCTGTGGTGTAAATCAGAACacaccctctcggtttaacccttacATACATAGTGCTCGGTATCTAACCGGCATCTCTTTTATGCATTTCCTAATAATCATTTGGAGCTCCAGTTCCTATATTTCATAAACATACTTTTCATTTTAGAATcacatgccacactcatttggtcaaaatatgatatacatagtatatggctcgtaaaatatcatttaatatggaaaaacaaggatttcaagcatctcctacttaaGTTTAAAGCAAATAaagaagtttggagatcatacgccaaaatcctagtttttaccaaaatcataaaatcgtaaaatcgacaATTTTACTTGGCagaatttttcaaataaacagtcatatcgtacatataaacataagcttcAGTTCTACTAGTTTAGTTCTCTAATATAAACAGATCCCCTTACCTTTAATCTTGAAAACAACCCGAGAAGCTCAAAAATTCAACCCTTGCTTTTTCCCAAAATCTAGAATATGCCCTGTTAAACTAGTAGATATTCACTCCCTAATCGTCGTAGTATCTTTCTATCGTTGAAATGGCCAACGAACGGTGAacgatcgaagagagagaaagagagagagagagagagagagagagagagagagagagagagagaattttgctttcttaatgaagaagcaaacaaaatatcTTATGtatagacccttgacccggtccaactcgtcgacgaattggtcctTCGCTGACGAACCCCTGAAGgctcttcatcgatgaacctcttCCCTCATTAACGAACCCTAGTTTGACATTTCCTTTATGTCGGTcaggatctcttcatcgatggggctctaaatttcgtcgacgaagcatagaagggccttcgtcgatgagaacctggACTTCGTTGAAGAAGCTTCCaaaaattccctttttacccttttcttagtTTACAGATTtgagtctctacaatctcccctctttacaataatttcgtcctcaaaattgcTAACTGTTACCAAGCATACTCTAATCTTACAACTCAGCTTACAGAAAAGTCAACAGCCACTCACATAGTGGCTCTGACCCaagtttattacctaccctcacttatggtggaagaataccatggttacatcaTAATGTCCGAGGAGATTACAATATTCATACAAAACTCTCCTGGAGACCATATATACTATAAACCTGCACAACCTACTCTACTAAACCTACATACATGCTTACTTACATACCATTCTTCTTACCTGTCTAGTATTGACCAtctctgaataactaagaatacTTCTCACGTAACTTTAACTCTAactcccacgaaacttcctctATTGCGTGATTACGCCATagtactttcactaatggtatctccttagtGCGTAGCTTCTGTACCTTCTGATCTAGAATCTGAAcgggtacctcctcgtatgccgaGGCATCTTCGATCTCCAGAGGTTCATAAGTTAACACGTGCGAAGGGTCCAACACGTCCTTCCTCAGTActgatatgtgaaacacatcaagAACTCTAGATAGtgttggaggtaaagccactAGATAAGCAACCAgacctatcctttccaggatctcaaatggcccaatatactGGGGGCTTAActtccctttcttcccaaatctcattactcccTTCATTGGAGTGATTTTTAGGAATatcatatctcctacctcaaactTTAGCTCTCgtcagcgagtatctgcataactcttctgccgactctgtgctgcccTGATCCTCTCCCTAATCAGCTCGACCTTTAAGGAGGTCTGCTGAATTAGTTCCGGTCCTAGTATCTGCCGCTTCCCTACCTTATTCTAGCTGtctccaaaatctagtacacatgcccacagcatatcctctaacgtctaaATAGTCCTCTTGGATTGTTCATACGTATGTGGGTGAAACGATGTACTGAATGTGAgctgtgatcccaaggcatcctgtagactaTTCTGGGAACGAGAAGTAAAATGTGGATCTCGTTCTAAAACGATAGGAATCAGGATGtcgtggagtcgtacaatctcctgcataTATAGCTTTGCCAGCCTATTTAGAGAATAGATGAATCTGATGGGAATAAAACGTGCATTATTCGTCAGTCGATCTACTAAAACCTATatagcattttgcccatgcaCCACTGCAAGTAACCTCgacacaaaatccatcgagatatgctcccacttccacttgggaatgttaagtggctgaagtggtcttgctagcc
This window of the Malania oleifera isolate guangnan ecotype guangnan chromosome 6, ASM2987363v1, whole genome shotgun sequence genome carries:
- the LOC131158708 gene encoding uncharacterized protein LOC131158708; this translates as MRFGKKGKLSPQYIGPFEILERIGLVAYLVALPPTLSRVLDVFHISVLRKDVLDPSHVLTYEPLEIEDASAYEEVPVQILDQKVQKLRTKEIPLVKVLWRNHAIEEVSWELELKLREKYS